A portion of the Microlunatus phosphovorus NM-1 genome contains these proteins:
- a CDS encoding YciI family protein: MTQYLLSVHGSDEGYAEIDPASVQEMYAAVGVFNDKVREAGIWVFAGGLESASTATVVDGTGDSPVITDGPYLETKEHIGGFWIIEVPDLDAALRWAAEGSKACQGTVEVRPFQAEPA; encoded by the coding sequence ATGACGCAGTACCTGCTTTCCGTTCACGGCAGCGATGAGGGCTACGCCGAGATCGACCCCGCGTCCGTGCAGGAGATGTACGCCGCGGTGGGCGTCTTCAACGACAAGGTGCGCGAGGCCGGCATCTGGGTGTTCGCCGGCGGGCTGGAATCGGCCAGCACCGCGACTGTGGTCGACGGCACGGGAGACAGCCCAGTCATCACCGACGGCCCCTATCTGGAGACCAAGGAGCACATCGGTGGTTTCTGGATCATCGAGGTTCCTGATCTCGACGCGGCGCTGAGGTGGGCGGCCGAGGGGTCCAAGGCCTGCCAGGGCACGGTCGAGGTCCGGCCGTTCCAGGCCGAACCCGCCTGA